A genomic stretch from Marinobacter fonticola includes:
- a CDS encoding type I restriction-modification system subunit M, producing the protein MPISTTIKSIQDIMRKDVGVDGDAQRIGQLVWMLFLKIFDDREQEWELFYDGYKSPIPDNLRWRNWASDPEGMTGDELKDFVDNTLFPGLQNLEAAGDDYRGIVIRNVFEDAYNYMKSGQLMRQVINKLQDGIDFNKSAERHELGDMYEQILKDLQSAGNAGEFYTPRAVTQFMVNQVDPKLDELVMDPACGTGGFLTCTIDHKRKHYVKTPQDEEVLQRSIIGVEKKPLPHLLATTNMVLHGIEVPDQIKHTNTLARPLIDWGPRERVNVIVANPPFGGMEEDGIETNFPSAFRTRETADLFMTLFIHLLKEGGRAAVVLPDGFLFGEGMKTRLKEKLLHECNLHTIVRLPNGVFNPYTGIKTNLLFFTKGKPTETLWYYEHPYPEGYKSYSKTKPMKFSEFQTEIDWWGTEADGFASREETEQAWEVSVDDIKARNYNLDIKNPHVGEQISHDPDELLAKYEQQQAEIQEIRHQLRDILADALSHNNGESTDGGAA; encoded by the coding sequence ATGCCAATCAGCACCACCATCAAATCGATCCAAGACATCATGCGCAAAGACGTTGGCGTCGACGGCGACGCACAGCGTATCGGCCAGTTAGTCTGGATGCTGTTCCTAAAGATATTCGACGACCGGGAGCAGGAGTGGGAGCTTTTCTACGACGGCTACAAGTCGCCGATTCCGGACAATCTCCGCTGGCGTAATTGGGCCTCCGACCCCGAGGGCATGACCGGCGATGAGCTCAAAGACTTTGTCGATAACACTTTGTTCCCGGGATTACAGAACCTTGAGGCCGCCGGCGATGACTATCGCGGCATTGTCATCCGCAATGTGTTCGAGGATGCCTACAACTACATGAAGTCCGGGCAGCTTATGCGCCAGGTCATCAATAAGCTTCAGGACGGCATCGATTTCAACAAATCCGCTGAGCGTCACGAACTCGGGGATATGTACGAACAGATCCTGAAGGACCTACAAAGCGCCGGGAATGCGGGCGAGTTCTACACGCCTCGGGCGGTAACGCAGTTCATGGTGAATCAGGTCGACCCAAAACTGGATGAATTGGTAATGGACCCGGCCTGCGGTACCGGCGGCTTCCTGACTTGCACCATCGACCACAAGCGCAAGCACTACGTAAAGACACCCCAAGACGAGGAAGTTCTACAACGCAGCATTATAGGTGTCGAGAAGAAGCCGTTACCGCACCTGCTGGCGACGACAAACATGGTTCTGCATGGCATTGAGGTGCCGGACCAAATCAAGCACACCAACACCCTGGCGCGTCCTCTCATCGACTGGGGGCCGCGCGAGCGGGTAAACGTCATTGTCGCCAACCCGCCTTTCGGCGGCATGGAAGAGGACGGCATCGAAACCAACTTCCCCAGCGCCTTCCGCACCCGGGAAACCGCCGACCTATTCATGACCCTTTTCATTCACTTACTGAAAGAGGGTGGCCGCGCTGCCGTGGTGCTGCCAGACGGCTTTCTGTTCGGCGAAGGCATGAAAACCCGCCTCAAGGAAAAACTGCTGCACGAGTGCAACCTGCACACCATCGTGCGCCTGCCCAACGGCGTGTTTAACCCCTACACCGGCATCAAGACCAACCTGCTGTTCTTCACCAAGGGCAAGCCCACCGAAACCTTGTGGTACTACGAACACCCCTACCCGGAAGGCTACAAGAGCTACAGCAAAACCAAGCCCATGAAGTTCTCCGAGTTCCAGACCGAAATCGACTGGTGGGGCACCGAGGCCGACGGATTCGCGAGCCGTGAGGAAACCGAACAGGCCTGGGAAGTGTCCGTCGACGACATCAAGGCCCGCAACTACAACCTGGACATCAAGAACCCTCACGTAGGCGAGCAGATCAGCCACGACCCGGACGAACTGCTGGCCAAGTACGAACAACAACAGGCCGAGATTCAGGAGATCCGCCACCAACTTAGGGACATCCTCGCCGATGCACTTTCCCACAACAACGGTGAGAGCACCGATGGAGGTGCGGCGTGA